A single region of the Ornithodoros turicata isolate Travis unplaced genomic scaffold, ASM3712646v1 ctg00000911.1, whole genome shotgun sequence genome encodes:
- the LOC135375625 gene encoding NLR family CARD domain-containing protein 3-like — MTFNGAGDARDYVSSHPEIAEVARQIPFLDPATVTSRIFSVRNVFKRKGVDIAKPCSRSNEAGCRLLEHVTLCSRILFSVDVQLHESKPGELNVSRIPSNHGILSEVALLDSLFLICWLVKQHRCIQGIDLYKTSLFVHFPTALKLALVHGSNIKSVKAGTRKVCAHHNVFLEGIRPESMLEDFKARYLKLDIESASRLSEGLKRSPQLKSVVLHYCGVSKEGMKLLLKALQQCNHLTSLQIRDYSFKKAAAVHLAEIVKRNSYLKDLFLYHMPDDVLEIIAIALRENSSIENLKINESNDSARSTPHISEALKTNGTIRTLELNNCGVEESDVVQFAQALKVNVTLRKLQLRWSSFTDAGARHLAQALEANHTLRELDLSCNDLTEVTLVQFVKTLTVNTSLEMVHLGTIAFSGEVDEEIAQVIRAIHQCYHRISTKWNTLALNELARLTSLNYGDVKKIYI, encoded by the coding sequence ATGACATTTAACGGCGCGGGAGACGCACGGGACTACGTTTCGAGTCACCCGGAAATCGCCGAGGTCGCTCGACAAATTCCGTTCCTTGATCCCGCAACGGTGACATCAAGAATTTTCTCTGTGCGTAACGTCTTCAAACGAAAAGGCGTTGACATCGCAAAACCCTGTTCCAGGAGTAATGAGGcaggatgcaggttgcttgagcACGTGACACTCTGCAGTCGAATCTTATTCTCCGTTGATGTTCAGCTCCACGAAAGTAAGCCAGGAGAGCTGAATGTCTCGCGAATACCGTCAAATCATGGCATCTTATCTGAGGTTGCGTTGCTGGACTCTCTGTTTCTGATCTGCTGGCTAGTGAAACAACACCGCTGCATACAAGGAATAGATCTGTACAAAACAAGCCTATTTGTCCACTTCCCGACGGCCCTTAAACTTGCCCTCGTACACGGCTCTAACATTAAAAGCGTCAAAGCAGGCACCCGAAAGGTATGCGCACACCACAACGTGTTTCTTGAAGGCATCAGACCCGAGAGCATGCTAGAGGATTTTAAAGCACGCTACCTCAAGCTGGATATCGAGTCCGCGTCACGACTCTCGGAAGGACTCAAGAGGTCACCGCAGTTGAAATCTGTTGTCTTACACTACTGTGGCGTCAGCAAAGAGGGGATGAAGCTCCTGTTGAAAGCACTTCAGCAGTGCAACCACTTGACGTCTCTGCAAATCCGTGATTACAGCTTCAAGAAAGCTGCCGCTGTGCATCTGGCGGAAATTGTAAAACGCAACAGCTACCTGAAGGACCTCTTTCTCTATCACATGCCTGACGACGTATTAGAAATTatagcgattgcgctcagagaGAACAGTTCGATCGAGAATTTGAAAATAAATGAATCTAATGATAGTGCTCGTAGTACGCCCCACATTTCTGAGGCCTTGAAGACGAACGGGACAATACGAACGCTCGAGCTTAATAACTGTGGTGTGGAGGAAAGTGATGTGGTTCAGTTTGCTCAGGCTCTCAAAGTGAACGTCACTCTCCGGAAGCTTCAACTTCGATGGAGCAGTTTCACAGACGCAGGTGCAAGGCATCTAGCACAAGCTCTGGAGGCAAACCATACGCTTCGTGAACTCGATCTCTCCTGTAACGACCTGACGGAAGTGACCCTGGTACAGTTTGTGAAGACCCTTACAGTGAACACTTCACTGGAAATGGTGCATCTTGGAACGATCGCTTTCTCTGGCGAGGTTGACGAAGAGATTGCTCAGGTTATCAGAGCTATCCACCAGTGTTACCACAGAATCTCTACAAAGTGGAACACCCTCGCGCTGAACGAGTTGGCACGTCTCACTTCGCTCAACTACGGCGACGTCAAAAAGATCTACATCTGA